One genomic window of Melitaea cinxia chromosome 10, ilMelCinx1.1, whole genome shotgun sequence includes the following:
- the LOC123657513 gene encoding uncharacterized protein LOC123657513, with product MTFLMMLLACSFLIADAFQLDPYMSSFDKFDLKTNVEKRRDDNYCERICKCPVGPPLEDIDKEDDGVSGVSKRRGKNVNLAYEKSNDDTAPSRAGSPYGPWQREDFDYPSTAVRNLFN from the exons ATGACTTTCCTCATGATGCTGCTCGCTTGTTCCTT TCTCATCGCGGACGCGTTTCAACTAGATCCGTATATGTCTTCCTTCGACAAGTTCGATCTGAAGACAAATGTGGAGAAGAGGCGCGACGATAACTACTGCGAGCGCATTTGCAAGTGCCCCGTAGGGCCGCCGCTTGAGGACATTGACAAAGAAGACGATGGCGTTAGCGGAGTATCGAAGCGCCGAGGAAAGAACGTGAACCTTGCGTATGAGAAGAGCAATGACGACACCGCTCCATCGAGAGCAGGGAGTCCTTAC GGTCCGTGGCAAAGAGAGGACTTCGACTATCCTTCAACTGCGGTGCGAAATTTGTTCAACTGA
- the LOC123657050 gene encoding uncharacterized protein LOC123657050, whose product MPKVVKSVKRQTILQVYAFCEKEKTENKLIIPLQQVRARVAAMTDVSESTVTRILRQERESSSVSGVPGPSKVTTPGKTRPNRDKKIKIDDFDASAIRQKIMSFYAVRKEIPTLNKLLVELREEINFEGGRTTLWKILKQLGYKYKKCQSKRKMLVERTDIATWRFNYLSEIKKYREEGRTIVYLDETFIHSSYSVQKCWQSESEEGALVRDYGMGRRWIIAHAGTTDGFINKALLLFKSQTKSSDYHDDMNSDNFIKWLEKQVLPNLPPKCVIVMDNAPYHTVQTNKSPNMTSLKADMVEWLQNKGLLFSPNLTKNVLYELIKKNKPEPIYKADELIKLHGHDVLRLPPYHADLNPIELVWSVMKRRFAEKNVGQRDDQVESLIRESFGSISNDIWKKECSHVIKIEDDYILKDKIIDEGSDRFLLWVGSEESDSDSEHSSNIEEDMIPLHLIDHNYY is encoded by the exons ATGCCGAAGGTGGTAAAAAGTGTTAAAAGACAAACTATTCTTCAAGTTTACGCATTTTGTGAGAAAGAAAAGACTGAGAACAAGCTGATTATTCCATTGCAACAAGTTCGTGCCCGAGTTGCCGCCATGACCG ATGTATCCGAATCTACTGTGACCAGGATTTTGAGACAAGAAAGAGAGTCCAGTTCTGTTTCGGGTGTGCCTGGTCCGTCAAAAGTAACGACACCAGGAAAGACGCGACCAAATCGCGATAAGAAGATCAAGATTGATGACTTCGATGCTAGTGCAATTCGAcaaaaaattatgtcattttaCGCTGTAAGAAAAGAAATCCCTACATTAAACAAATTACTTGTCGAATTACGAGAGGAAATAAATTTTGAAGGTGGGCGTACTACACtatggaaaatattaaaacaacttggatataaatataaaaagtgtcAATCAAAACGAAAAATGTTAGTGGAGCGAACAGATATAGCTACCTGgcgatttaattatttaagtgaaattaaaaaataccgaGAAGAGGGGCGGACTATAGTTTATTTAGACGAAACTTTTATACATTCGTCATATAGTGTGCAAAAATGTTGGCAGTCAGAGTCTGAAGAAGGTGCATTGGTCAGAGATTATGGTATGGGTAGGCGATGGATAATTGCACACGCAGGAACTACAGATGGCTTCATTAATAAAGCATTACTGCTATTCAAATCGCAAACAAAATCATCCGACTACCATGACGACATGAATAGCGATAACTTTATAAAATGGCTGGAAAAACAAGTTTTACCAAACCTGCCACCTAAATGTGTGATTGTGATGGACAATGCCCCATATCATACTGTGCAAACAAATAAAAGCCCTAATATGACAAGCCTCAAAGCAGATATGGTAGAGTGGCTTCAAAACAAGGGGCTGTTGTTTTCAccaaatttgacaaaaaatgttttgtatgaattaattaaaaaaaataaaccagaGCCTATATATAAAGCCGacgaattaataaaattacatggtCATGATGTTTTACGACTGCCCCCATATCATGCAGATTTAAATCCGATCGAATTAGTATGGAGTGTAATGAAGAGACGGTTTGCAGAAAAAAATGTGGGCCAGAGGGATGATCAAGTGGAATCACTTATACGAGAATCATTTGGCTCAATAAGCAATGATATTTGGAAAAAAGAGTGCtctcatgtaataaaaattgaagatGATTACAtacttaaagataaaataatagacGAAGGAAGCGATCGCTTTTTATTGTGGGTTGGTAGTGAAGAAAGTGATAGTGACAGTGAGCATTCAAGCAACATTGAAGAAGATATGATTCCTTTACACCTTAttgatcataattattattaa